The DNA region AATTCGTCCACTGTGTTTCTTTAAGATGATGTGTGCCATCAAGTCCTCCTGTTCAAGTCTGTCTGCCATCCTCTCGCCCTCAGATGGTCGCCATAGTGATGGACCTCCTCACTGACCTCCACATCCTGCAGGACCTCCTGGACGCTGCCGCCAAGCGCGGCGTGGCCGTCTACGTCGTCCTGGACATCCGCGGGGCGCCTCACTTCCTGGACATGGTCAACAGGCTGCAGGTCGGCCCTCTGCACCTCAAGGTGAGTCAGGAGCAGGGGCGACACAACTGGGCTTTTTGCCTCAATTtactagcctgaccagccagaaccacatcaagatgtagggtttgggaactcaccgtaggcagggctcaattggaggggtgggataaacagagagttgctagactgccccagcagcaaattagatttgctacCGCTAGGGACGTCAATCAATTAACTGCATCTGTTCTTTATTTTATGTCAGCATTACCATTCTCGggtgatttttaaatgtagcaaTGTAGAAAACAAAATTTAGTCAAACTTTTGAAACGTtctttacatgtacagtacatatatctGTTTTGAAGGTACTGAGGTAAATCCAAAGGTCAGATCTTTCTATTTCAGATGCATATCcatacatctacagtatatacttgtGCTCTTCACATGACAagaaagttgaatctaatctaatctaatctaaagaaGAACTGGCATGTTATCTACCTTTAGATCTTACAGATTTATTAAGTCAGATCTAGGACTGTTTGTTGACAGCAACAAGAATAACTAGtgtatgtcatgtcatgtcatgtcatgtgatcCACTGCTGTGAGGTATTGTGTTCTGTTCCCTGGGTTTACATTCTTACTTGAATGTAGTACAGGGTCGAAGCAATACAATAAGATAACATGTTTTACAAGAAGACACAGCAATAAAATAAAGCAAACGCAAAAGTATTTCACTCTATTCTAAGTGTGGGGGGGAAACAGTAAATATAATATGAATGTACAACTAAATTGTCTGTTTTGGTTAGCTGTACTAGCCAGTTGTGTGTCATGTAGCAGCAGTAGCTTCTATGTACTTGAGATGTCTTGTGACCCAGCCTTGAGATGTCTCTGTGTGGTGAATGTTTCTCAGCACCTGCGGGTGAGGACGGTGAGTGGAACAGGGTTCCAGCTCTCCTTCGGGACGATCCCGGGAATTCTGTGCAGCAAGTACATGCTGGTGGACGGAGACAAGGTCATGTTCGGCTCCTACAGGTGAGTGCAAAGGTGTAGTGCTGCAGTGGCCGAGCAGCATCTAGGGTTCAAAAGTTCAAAGCCACACGGCACAGGTAAAATAGTCTCCTATGCAAATCTGCAGGACCCCCATGAGAGACTAGGGTGAAGTACCTAGTGCTAACGCCATGTCCCTGTGTGGTGGACGGTGAGAAGGCTGTGTAGGGGAGGGGAGATGTCAAATGAATATGGTGGTGGTCCTCATCCGCCATTTGCTCTTAAAGGAGAATTGTGGCGTTTTATCACATAGATGTCTGTATCTGTTGGGGCTCATGaagatgcccccagagtgtagcactgtagtgtgcctggcagctctagctgttggctccAGCAACTTGAGCAAGGTAGAACTGATGGTTTTCGGGGGATTTCGTCTGTAACCACAGGACTCGTGACCTCGAAAAACTCACTGAAATTGTCCTATCTCCTAGAATCTCTTGAATGGAGGGTTTGCAAAAGTGAAGTCTGTTATGACAGGTGTCCTCTTGCATCCATTACATTAGGATTAGTAACAACAGACATGGAGCACTTGTGCAAATGACATATTCAGAATAGattttgtctttatttctttGAGGAACCATACCATGCCATGAAAGTAGACTTTTGTCAGTATTTTCCTACTTTATGTCATGAAGGTCAAAGGTTGAAAACTGTCCAATCCATGTCTTCATGTCCCAGTTTCTCCTGGACCTCCTTCCGCACGGACCGCAATATGATCACCGTCATGTCGGGCCAGGTGGTGGACTTCTTCGACAACGACTTCCGCGAGCTCTACGCCGTCTCCGAGAAGATGGACCTCTACAAGGAGTTCCACATCAGCCGCCCGGCGGCGCCGCACGTCCGCACGCCCTCCGTGCCCAAGCGCCCGGCCGCCACCTCCCGCTTCCAGGTCAGCCTGGGCGACGCCAAGGGCGGCGACGCCGAGGGGGGCGAGCTGAAGGTGCCCGCGCACAAATACTACAACCCCAAGTACCAGCTGGCGTTCGGGAACAGCCCGGGCCCGTCGGGCGAGCTCCACGACGGGCTGGCCAGGCTGGggttgggaggaggaggaggggcggcggcggcggaggcccCCGAGGACCCCGAGGACACTCTCGGCCCGCTGCCCTCGTCGTCGTCGCCGACGGGACTCAAGCCGCCGAGCCCCAAGAAGAGATCGCTGAAAAACCTCTTCAAGAGGCCGACCAGTCTGAAAGCGTCCAGCACCCCGAGCTCCCCCGCCACGGGCGGCCTGGCCAACGGGAAGGTGGACAGCTCTGAGGACCTGAGTTCGGGGCCGTTCAAGGGGAAAAGCAAAAAACTGTCCAAAATGGGCGCCAAGAGCCAATCCTTAATGACCATCGACGGGACAGATGAGAATGGTGAGCGACGTATACGTCGGACAACTATTCGTCTGTTTCAACTATTCGTCTCTTTTCAGTGTTCGTGGTTTACTATGAATTTTTAAGTGGTTGGATTTTGGTTGGATTTTATTGGTTCACTGATTGATAACTTGCCCTTTCCCTCTGCTTTCCAGGGGCCAagagcaagaaaaagaaaaactcatGTGCAACATCTTAAAGAGGTGGTATACTTCTTTGTGCACATTTGTGCACATCAAAgaattggggggtgggggggcacacaacaactcccccccacccccatgcgTGCTGCGTTGATGACGCCCTGCTCGTCACGGGCCACATACTCAGGACACAGACGCAGGACTACACCTCTCTACGTCTCTTCGAAGATAACAGACTCTTAAAAGGgcctttttctccctttcctgTTTTAAACAAACACTCCGTGATGAAAGCACTTTTTACACTGTCAAACCTTTTTTGTACATTTGAGGATCTGTTTACTTCAGTCTGCAGACTTTACGGACAAAATGTGTCTTGCTGTGGAACGATATGACCTCTTCTTCAAAACATGTGGGCTCAAGAAAATCAAGGGGTAAAGAATGTACCCTTGGTGACAAGTCATAGGGTCTCATTGTCTCATCAAATGTTGGTTTTTACTCTGTTGAGTAGAGTAATGATTAACTGTGGCTAAACATGCTGTTTGTATCTTATCTCAACaggatgttttgtttgttccTTTATAACATGAAATGTCTTAAGTCAACTGACCTCAGGTTTGCCTCTGTGGCAACTCATACACAAACGTTTCTGTGGGAAGACTGACCTCTAGTGGCCGATACAGAGAACAATAGCAGAAAAGGCTTCAGACTTGCAAGCTTACGCCTACAAGCAATACATttgctctctttccttcctgcctctctttctctctttctctctctctccctccctccccttatCTGGTCTATGAGAGGGAGCAGTGCTGTGTGGGGTGTAGGGTGTGTCATTACAGTTTTAGCCTTCAGAGCGGAACCACTTGCGTGTGAGCAACACTGAATCAGGAAGTGGAGAGCCTGCTCAGGAAACAGAGGCACCCAGAGGAAACAAAAAAGGTGTGAACTGCCCACCAGTGACAGGAGGAGCAGTTAGCTTCAAATCCGTTCGTTTAGAAAATTACAATGTTTACCAAAGACAGtagttttcaaaaaaaaaaaataataataacgcTTCCTGATACAGGGAGTCCAAGTGCCGGTGCATCTATTTGCACACAATGGAGCCACGTAATAGAACTCGCAACATAACACACTGGTGAGTTTTGACGACACAGTGACAACCACAAATGATGTACGTGACTGCATGAAGAGCTCAAAGCCGCTCCTCAGGGTCTAAGTGAAATAAGAAGCGCCTTCAGAGGCCTCAAACCTTCCACTGTCTGGCCTTCAAAGGCCGCTGAGCACCTCCCACTGTTTATCTGTTCTCTACGTGAAAATAACTAACCACTGAGCATGTTGACAgagcacacacatcagaaatCAAATCAAGCCCCCCAGGGGACTCCAGCCTCTGCTGTTAAGCCTGACggagtaaagcctaccttacactgacaagatttgggaaagattcttgaaagtttgtagtcttttgagtaaagtctgaatgaggggcattagttaaaagacaatctttcaagaatctttcccaaatcttgtcagtgtaaggtaggctttacaggAGTCGAGCGCCAGCCctgcttaagcctaccttacactgacagactttgacaagatttgggaaagattgtaATCTTTTaactcatgccccccccccattcaagctt from Sardina pilchardus chromosome 1, fSarPil1.1, whole genome shotgun sequence includes:
- the fam83fb gene encoding protein FAM83F isoform X1: MADSQLECMEDGNIKDNIPESRPEFVYSEQQRVALELLLKEGDGAFKTQLKTENGKDFLSAREVKWLRETVKEYQTNEEDDETSSATPESKEKEGSSSSLRSTYWPQLSDTEIPPLDLGWPTGGFFKGVTRVAVHTHPPKQNSPHIKEVVRRLIQEANKMVAIVMDLLTDLHILQDLLDAAAKRGVAVYVVLDIRGAPHFLDMVNRLQVGPLHLKHLRVRTVSGTGFQLSFGTIPGILCSKYMLVDGDKVMFGSYSFSWTSFRTDRNMITVMSGQVVDFFDNDFRELYAVSEKMDLYKEFHISRPAAPHVRTPSVPKRPAATSRFQVSLGDAKGGDAEGGELKVPAHKYYNPKYQLAFGNSPGPSGELHDGLARLGLGGGGGAAAAEAPEDPEDTLGPLPSSSSPTGLKPPSPKKRSLKNLFKRPTSLKASSTPSSPATGGLANGKVDSSEDLSSGPFKGKSKKLSKMGAKSQSLMTIDGTDENGAKSKKKKNSCATS
- the fam83fb gene encoding protein FAM83F isoform X2; the protein is MTRLLRQHLKMVAIVMDLLTDLHILQDLLDAAAKRGVAVYVVLDIRGAPHFLDMVNRLQVGPLHLKHLRVRTVSGTGFQLSFGTIPGILCSKYMLVDGDKVMFGSYSFSWTSFRTDRNMITVMSGQVVDFFDNDFRELYAVSEKMDLYKEFHISRPAAPHVRTPSVPKRPAATSRFQVSLGDAKGGDAEGGELKVPAHKYYNPKYQLAFGNSPGPSGELHDGLARLGLGGGGGAAAAEAPEDPEDTLGPLPSSSSPTGLKPPSPKKRSLKNLFKRPTSLKASSTPSSPATGGLANGKVDSSEDLSSGPFKGKSKKLSKMGAKSQSLMTIDGTDENGAKSKKKKNSCATS